Proteins encoded together in one Impatiens glandulifera chromosome 1, dImpGla2.1, whole genome shotgun sequence window:
- the LOC124915485 gene encoding peptidyl-prolyl cis-trans isomerase CYP20-1-like, with product MGSCTAKMAWILLFFAVVALAQAKKPSQNKKEVTHKVYFDVEIAGKPAGRIVMGLFGKTVPKTVENFRALCTGEHGVGKSGKPLHYKGSTFHRIIPSFMLQGGDFTLGDGRGGESIYGETFADENFKIKHTAPGLLSMANAGQDTNGSQFFITTVTTSWLDGRHVVFGKVLSGMDVVYKVEAEGNQSGTPKSKVVISDSGELPL from the exons ATGGGATCTTGTACTGCAAAAATGGCATGGATCTTGCTCTTCTTTGCAGTCGTAGCTCTTGCTCAG GCAAAGAAGCCGAGTCAGAATAAGAAGGAAGTGACACACAAGGTTTATTTTGACGTCGAGATTGCTGGAAAACCTGCTG GACGTATTGTGATGGGTCTTTTTGGAAAAACAGTTCCTAAAACAGTTG AAAATTTTCGAGCATTGTGCACAG GGGAACACGGTGTGGGCAAGAGTGGAAAACCTCTTCACTACAAAGGAAGCACGTTCCATAGAATTATTCCAAGCTTTATGCTCCAAGGAGGTGATTTCACACTTGGGGATGGAAGAGGTGGAGAATCGATCTACGGTGAAACTTTTGCTGATGAAAATTTCAAGATAAAGCACACTGCTCCAG GACTTCTTTCAATGGCTAATGCTGGCCAAGACACTAATGGCTCCCAGTTCTTCATTACAACAGTCACAACTAGCTG gCTGGATGGTCGACATGTTGTGTTCGGGAAGGTGTTATCAGGCATGGATGTAGTTTACAAGGTTGAAGCAGAAGGTAATCAGAGTGGCACACCCAAAAGCAAGGTTGTGATATCAGATAGTGGGGAACTTCCTCTTTAG
- the LOC124915475 gene encoding protein DAMAGED DNA-BINDING 2 translates to MAPQTRTTAFPNVLVIERDTDSEQSSSEEDEEEEEEDEAVEETDNVAPEMDDASTSETATKKRAKVPITISLKKVCKVCKRSGHEAGFKGAIYIDCPMKPCFLCKIPGHTTITCPHRVTLDHGVIPAPRGISGKSPDYVFGRQIRPNIPKIKPAYVIPNTVTCGVSKYHSRRVTCLEFHPTNNNILLSGDKKGQLGVWDFHKVDEKTVYESVHSCILNNMKFSPANDGSVYSASSDGTIGCTDLETGISQSLMNLNPNGWQGRNRWRMLYGLDVNRDKNLVIVADNFGFLYRVDTRSNCKYEDHILIHKKGSKVTGLQCNPAQPDLLLSCGNDHLARLWDMRMLKTGSSLCELSHGRVVNSAYFSPQTGNKILTTSQDNRLRVWDYIFGDLETPSRVIVHSHDFNRHLTPFRAEWDPKDPSESLVVIGRYISENYYGTALHPIDFIDIKTGKLVAEVVDPNITTISPVNKLHPREDILASGSSRSIFIWKQRDNHEIERPMEEKVILICSTDDKKRRKRLNGDIDESDDDLSSIKKKSSKSGKGKQKVAQTSLKRKK, encoded by the exons ATGGCGCCTCAGACTAGAACAACGGCGTTTCCAAACGTACTAGTTATCGAGAGAGACACCGACTCCGAACAAAGTTCGTCGGaggaagacgaagaagaagaagaagaggatgaggCAGTTGAGGAGACTGATAATGTAGCGCCAGAAATGGACGATGCATCTACCTCTGAGACGGCGACGAAAAAGCGAGCGAAAGTTCCCATAACCATCAGTCTCAAAAAAGTCTGCAAA GTTTGCAAGCGATCTGGCCATGAGGCGGGGTTCAAAGGGGCAATATACATAGACTGTCCTATGAAGCCTTGCTTCCTTTGCAAAATCCCTG GTCATACCACGATTACTTGTCCACATAGGGTGACTCTTGATCATGGGGTTATTCCTGCTCCTCGGGGAATCAGCGGGAAATCACCTGATTATGTTTTTGGACGCCAGATTAGACCTAACATTCCAAAG ATTAAACCGGCCTATGTAATTCCGAACACGGTGACTTGTGGAGTTAGTAAATACCACAGCAGGAGAGTAACGTGCTTGGAATTCCATCCAACGAATAATAATATTCTGCTCTCTGGTGATAAG AAAGGACAACTTGGAGTTTGGGATTTTCATAAAGTGGATGAAAAGACAGTTTATGAAAGTGTACACAGTTGCATACTTAATAACATGAA GTTCAGCCCTGCTAATGATGGATCAGTATATTCAGCATCATCTGATGGAACCATTGGTTGTACTGATTTAGAGACTGGAATTTCACAATCACTGATGAACCTCAATCCAAATGGGTGGCAG GGCCGAAACAGATGGAGGATGCTTTACGGGTTGGATGTGAACCGGGATAAAAATCTTGTAATTGTTGCAGATAACTTTGGATTCCTTTACAG GGTGGACACTCGTTCTAATTGCAAATATGAGGatcatattttaattcataagaAGGGAAGCAAAGTTACTGGGCTGCAATGTAACCCTGCTCAACCAGATCTTCTTTTGAGTTGTGGAAACGATCATCTT GCTCGGTTATGGGACATGCGCATGTTGAAGACTGGATCTTCGCTTTGTGAACTTTCCCATGGGCGTGTTGTGAATTCTGCCTACTTTTCTCCCCAAACTGGCAATAAAATACTCACGACTTCTCAGGATAACCGACTACGTGTATGGGATTACATTTTTGGGGATCTAGAGACCCCTAGTCGGGTTATTGTACATAGTCATGATTTCAATCGACATTTGACCCCCTTCCGAGCCGAATGGGATCCAAAG GATCCATCAGAATCTCTGGTAGTAATTGGGCGATACATAAGTGAAAATTATTATGGGACAGCTTTGCATCCTATTGATTTCATTGATATCAAGACTGGGAAACTAGTAGCTGAAGTTGTGGATCCTAACATTACAACTATTAGTCCTGTGAACAAATTACATCCTCGAGAAGATATTTTGGCATCTGGAAGCTCAAG GTCCATTTTCATATGGAAACAGAGGGACAATCATGAGATCGAACGGCCTATGGAAGAAAAGGTGATCTTAATCTGCTCTACTGATGATAAGAAACGAAGAAAAAGGCTCAATGGTGATATTGATGAGTCTGACGATGATTTGTCAAGCATAAAGAAGAAAAGCTCCAAATCTGGGAAAGGGAAGCAAAAAGTGGCTCAAACCAGTCTCAAAAGAAAGAAGTAA